GGGGACGGGGAATACGAAATTGTTATAAAAAGACTCTCCAATGATGAATCCCCTACCTCACCCTATAATCACTATCTTGAAGCTTATGAACTTGACGGCACATTTATGTGGGCCATTGATTTGGGGCCCAATTTGTTACACGCGGTAGAGGTAAACTTTTTGGTATACGATTTTGATAATGATGGAAAGGCCGAAGTTGCTACCAGAACTTCAGATGGTATGATAGACGGCTTAGGAAATAATATTGGCGACAGAGATGGGGACGGACAAATCAGCTATCGTTCTACAGCGTCACAAAATGGTCCTTTTTGGTTTAGAACCGAAGGACCCGATTACATATCAATATTTGATGGCGAAACAGGAGCAGAAATTGCATGGGATTGGTACATCGGTCTGGAACCAATAGCACAATGGGGGCTACCGGGCCAAAACCTTTCTCAACTTGGTCACAGGGCTACCAAATGCATGTGGGCAGTTGCCTATCTCGATGGTGTAAATCCAAGCTTTGTAATCGGTAGAGGAATCTATAATCGAATAAAACTTGAAGCGTGGCATTTTAGAAATGGCTCTTTAACACAGGAGTGGGCTTGGGATAGCGATCCTAATGGTGTAGCCACTGCCTATACCGGACAAGGAAACCATAATCTTGCTGCCGGTGATGTTGATGGTGACGGGAGAGACGAGATAACTTATGGAGGCATGGCGGTTGATGAAAATGGCAATGGTCTTTACTCCACCAGTTTTGGTCATGGCGATGCTGCTCATTTAGCAGATATTAACCCTGATATTGCCGGTCTGGAATATTTTAGCTGTCAAGAGTATGCGAATGGCTCAACAATCCCGGGTATATCATTAAGAAATGCTGCTAATGGTACTATACAATGGGCAAATTGGTCCAGTGGTGATATTGGAAGATGTATGGCCGCAGATATAGATCCAAATTACAAAGGCATGGAAATATGGGGTTCTGATGGCTCTGGTCTTCGCAGCTGCACAGGTCAACTTATATCAACTGCAATACCAACTTCTACGGGTGGTGGTGCTTCTTATAATTTTGGTATTTGGTGGGATGGCGATGTTCAACGTGAAATACTCGACAAAACTGTAATTGGTAAATGGAATGGAACCGGGACCGGCAGAGTAGCCACATTATATAATATGGCGCCAATTTCTGATAATAATTCATCTAAATCCAATCCTAGCCTTATGGCCGATATTTTGGGTGACTGGCGGGAAGAAGTCATATACAGACGTACTGACAACACAGGTTTGATTGTTTTTGTTACTCCTTTCGTTACTAACCAAAGAATGTACACCTTAATGCATGACCCTAACTACAGGTCAGCTATTGCATGGCAGAACAATTCGTATAACCAGCCTCCAAATCTTGGGTTTTATTTTGGTGGCGGAATGGATACACCACCATCTCCTAATATTCAATTGGTAAATACTACCAGCGTTACCAACTATTATCAAATACAAAACCGAGGAACAGGTTTAGTAGTAGATGGATATGGTAAAACGGGTAATGGTGATGACTGCAATCAATATGCCAACTCCACGAACCACAATAATTCATATTGGGAAATGGTAGATGTTGGTAATGGTTATGTACAGTTTGTAAACCGTGGAACAGGGATGATTCTTGATGGTATGGGACGTACTGCTAATGGATCTAATTGCGGCCAGTGGGCCAATACAACTAGTAATAATTCACAATGGTCCGTGCAACAATATAACGGCGATTATTACAGAATTCAAAATCGTGCTACAGGGTTGTTTTTAGATGGCATGGGAAGGACTGCTAATGGGTCTGTTGTTGGGCAATATGCAAATACTACCCATGTAAATGCACAATGGCTTTTAGTGGGCGACCCAGCCAATGCCAGTAAAGCAGCTTCATCTAAAAATTCGCTTGGTTTAGTTGTTAATGATGTTAAGCCCGAAGTGAAGATTTATCCCGTGCCATTTAAAAATGAATTTTATATAGATTTAGCTAAGGCAGGGAAGGTCAAACAAATTGAGGTATTCAATATGCTTGGACAGCAAGTACGTTTAATAAAAGCAAATGACATTATAAATAAAATCACGAAAGTGAGTATTAATAGCGGTACAGGCATATTCGCAGTTCAGATAGTTACAGAAAATGGCACTATAAATAAGACCATCATCAAAGAATAGAACATAGTATCAATATTTATTATATTTCTAAACCTATCAGAAACCGTCGGTTTCTGATAGGTTTTTTTCTATGGTTTTTAAACGGCTTCCAATAAGAATGAAAGCTACAAAATATAATACCAAAATTCAGTAGACAAAAAAAACACGAATGTTGAATCTGTCAATGCCAAAATAAAAGCTTTTAAAATCCTGTTCAGAGGAGGAAAATCTAGCGCAGATGCCTCTGTAAAAAATCAATTAAAAAACCCGAAAAGCTGAGGGATACTTTTCGGGTTCATAACTAAGTAAGGCCAGTATGCTTTTAATCTACATTATCATGTAAAAATGAATTATTGCTTCTTATTTGGATATCATCATTATCATCAAACCCAACGCTAGATCTAGACAAATCTGTTTCAGAAGAATGTTTTGCTTCATCTAAATTAACGCCTTGACGCTTATAAGCTGGCACTCTTTCTATATCATCAATCTTGGCATTGTTGAATTTATAGTTAAAGTCTTTCATTTTACGTCTGCGTTCTTCAGCGCGCTCTTTAAGCATTTCTGAAATAGGACTATTCATTGGATCTAATTCATCATCAGTGCTTTCTTCTTGAACAGGTGATTTAACCACTTTCTTTTCGAATACGACCTCTTGGTCAAATTCTTCTATCATCTCTTTGGCTTTTGCTTGCTTTTTGTTCATTGAAGATTCTACTTCTATATAATCTTCCAAAGCATAACGCATATCACCTTTTTCGGTTGTTTCGTTAACTGGTATTAACTCCACATAATCATTCACCGAAATTTTCTTAACATCATCGTCTAACTGAAATGATGTTATTTGGTCTTCTTCTTTTTCAACTTTATCGTTGGAAGATAAAGGTAAATCAAACGTTAATGTGATTTGTTTCTCTTCTTCAATATAATCTGAAACCACTTCTATATCGGCAATATCTTTGTCTTTTTTAGACATTCTAGTAACTGGTTTAATAATGAAATCGTCATCCTCCTGAACGTTTGCTCTTACCTCTTCATAAACTACTTGAATGTTTTTTATAAGTTCTGAAGTTGGTATTAAATCTATATTGTTGTCAATCGAAGGATTGCTAACTTTTTCTTCGTTTACAATCGTTTTTTCAGATTTAACAGGCTCATCTTCTTCAATATCAAAATCCAAAGTGTGCTTTACAACTGTGGGCTCTTTCTTTTCTTTTAACTCAATAACGGGAGCGATAATGACAGGTTCTTTTTCTTTAGGGCTGA
This genomic window from Mariniflexile sp. TRM1-10 contains:
- a CDS encoding rhamnogalacturonan lyase family protein, whose translation is MKTKLTIKNTPLVHQFTVKKLFKNRFLMSLSLISIMALWSCSLFGQRYMENLDRGLIAMRTNTNSVLISWRIPGDEYTQNATYNLYRGSTLIASNLNVSNYVDAISTDNSYSVAAVIGGTEQALSGATGVRGSGYFTIPVRSVNGGYTTHHLNDASVGDLDGDGEYEIVIKRLSNDESPTSPYNHYLEAYELDGTFMWAIDLGPNLLHAVEVNFLVYDFDNDGKAEVATRTSDGMIDGLGNNIGDRDGDGQISYRSTASQNGPFWFRTEGPDYISIFDGETGAEIAWDWYIGLEPIAQWGLPGQNLSQLGHRATKCMWAVAYLDGVNPSFVIGRGIYNRIKLEAWHFRNGSLTQEWAWDSDPNGVATAYTGQGNHNLAAGDVDGDGRDEITYGGMAVDENGNGLYSTSFGHGDAAHLADINPDIAGLEYFSCQEYANGSTIPGISLRNAANGTIQWANWSSGDIGRCMAADIDPNYKGMEIWGSDGSGLRSCTGQLISTAIPTSTGGGASYNFGIWWDGDVQREILDKTVIGKWNGTGTGRVATLYNMAPISDNNSSKSNPSLMADILGDWREEVIYRRTDNTGLIVFVTPFVTNQRMYTLMHDPNYRSAIAWQNNSYNQPPNLGFYFGGGMDTPPSPNIQLVNTTSVTNYYQIQNRGTGLVVDGYGKTGNGDDCNQYANSTNHNNSYWEMVDVGNGYVQFVNRGTGMILDGMGRTANGSNCGQWANTTSNNSQWSVQQYNGDYYRIQNRATGLFLDGMGRTANGSVVGQYANTTHVNAQWLLVGDPANASKAASSKNSLGLVVNDVKPEVKIYPVPFKNEFYIDLAKAGKVKQIEVFNMLGQQVRLIKANDIINKITKVSINSGTGIFAVQIVTENGTINKTIIKE